The Kaustia mangrovi genome has a segment encoding these proteins:
- a CDS encoding NUDIX domain-containing protein: MAIETPLLATDCVVFDGAGRLLLIERLNEPHAGRFALPGGFVEIGESVEAACRRELAEETGIAAEGLTLVGVYSDPARDPRGHVVSIAFLTRVGHPEPAAGSDARAAQFRADWRDLPLAFDHGRIVADAMKLMMA, encoded by the coding sequence ATGGCGATAGAGACGCCGCTGCTTGCGACCGACTGCGTGGTCTTCGACGGCGCGGGCCGGCTGCTCCTCATCGAGCGCCTGAACGAGCCCCATGCGGGCCGGTTCGCACTGCCCGGCGGATTCGTGGAGATCGGCGAGAGCGTGGAGGCGGCCTGCCGTCGCGAGCTGGCCGAGGAGACGGGTATCGCGGCGGAGGGGCTGACGCTCGTCGGCGTCTATTCCGATCCCGCCCGCGATCCGCGAGGACATGTGGTCTCCATCGCGTTCCTGACCCGTGTCGGACATCCGGAGCCGGCCGCCGGGTCGGATGCCCGCGCGGCGCAATTCAGGGCGGACTGGCGGGATCTGCCGCTCGCCTTCGACCATGGGCGCATCGTCGCCGACGCCATGAAACTTATGATGGCGTGA
- a CDS encoding phenylacetate--CoA ligase family protein, with protein sequence MPDHFDERETQSPEARERDLFARLPDFIARAMAEAPGWARHLDGIDPSAISSREALASLPMLRKGALKTLQEADPPFGGFAAIRPGGATRIFMSPGPIFEPQGEGPDPWNGARALFAAGFRPGDVVHNAFAYTLTPGGFILDCGARALGCAVVPAGIGNTEMQVEAMAHIRPTGYTGTPDFLKILLDKAEEAGRDVSSLSRALVSGAALPPSLRAELGERGVGVLQAYAIAEIGVIAYETEALDGMVVEEEAIVEIVRPGTGEPVAEGEVGEVVVTRMNAAYPMIRLATGDLSAVLPGQSPCGRTNMRIRGWMGRADQTTKVKGMFVHPEQVAEALRGLGDAPGRARLVVTRENEQDVMTLKVEAEAGDGSLAGRLADCLQTATKLRGRVEIVAPGSLPNDGKVIEDARPLD encoded by the coding sequence ATGCCCGATCATTTCGACGAACGCGAAACGCAGTCCCCCGAAGCCCGCGAGCGGGACCTGTTCGCGCGGCTGCCGGATTTCATCGCCCGCGCCATGGCCGAAGCGCCGGGCTGGGCGCGCCATCTCGACGGGATCGATCCGTCGGCGATCTCCTCGCGGGAGGCTCTGGCAAGCCTTCCCATGCTGCGCAAGGGCGCACTCAAGACGCTTCAGGAGGCCGATCCGCCGTTCGGCGGCTTTGCCGCGATACGGCCCGGCGGGGCCACGCGCATCTTCATGTCGCCGGGGCCTATTTTCGAGCCGCAGGGCGAGGGGCCCGATCCGTGGAACGGCGCGCGGGCGCTGTTCGCTGCGGGGTTCCGGCCGGGCGACGTGGTGCACAACGCCTTCGCCTACACGCTCACCCCCGGCGGCTTCATCCTCGATTGCGGGGCACGCGCACTCGGCTGCGCGGTGGTGCCGGCGGGCATCGGCAATACGGAGATGCAGGTCGAGGCGATGGCGCATATCCGTCCGACCGGCTATACGGGCACGCCCGATTTCCTGAAGATCCTGCTCGACAAGGCCGAGGAGGCGGGACGCGACGTCTCCTCGCTCTCAAGGGCGCTCGTGTCGGGCGCGGCGCTGCCGCCCTCGCTGCGCGCGGAGCTCGGCGAGCGCGGGGTTGGTGTCCTGCAGGCCTATGCGATCGCGGAGATCGGCGTGATCGCCTATGAGACCGAGGCCCTCGACGGCATGGTCGTGGAGGAGGAGGCGATCGTGGAGATCGTCCGGCCGGGCACCGGCGAGCCCGTGGCGGAGGGCGAGGTCGGCGAGGTGGTGGTGACGCGGATGAATGCGGCCTATCCGATGATCCGGCTCGCGACCGGCGATCTCTCCGCGGTGCTGCCCGGGCAGTCGCCCTGCGGGCGCACCAATATGCGTATCAGGGGATGGATGGGCCGCGCCGACCAGACCACCAAGGTCAAGGGCATGTTCGTGCATCCCGAGCAGGTCGCCGAAGCCTTGCGCGGTCTCGGCGACGCGCCCGGGCGCGCGAGGCTTGTCGTCACCCGCGAGAACGAGCAGGATGTCATGACGCTGAAGGTGGAGGCGGAGGCCGGGGACGGGTCGCTCGCCGGCCGGCTCGCCGACTGCCTTCAGACGGCAACCAAGCTCAGGGGCCGGGTCGAGATCGTCGCGCCCGGAAGCCTTCCCAATGACGGCAAGGTCATCGAGGATGCCCGCCCGCTCGACTGA
- a CDS encoding ABC transporter ATP-binding protein, which produces MSVVLDTDAEGASGAGAEPARPLLAVNNIEVIYDHVILVLKGVSLSVPEGGIVALLGANGAGKTTTLKAVSNLLGAERGEVTKGTIELAGERVEELSPNALVRRGVVQVMEGRHCFEHLTVEENLLTGAYTRSDGGRAIAEDLERVYRYFPRLKERRTSLAGYISGGEQQMCAIGRALMARPKMILLDEPSMGLAPQLVEEIFEIVKQLNETEGVSILLAEQNTNVALKYAKYGYILENGRIVLDGDARALRENEDVKEFYLGIAGEDRKSFRNVKHYKRRKRWLS; this is translated from the coding sequence ATGAGCGTCGTACTCGATACCGATGCGGAGGGCGCGTCCGGCGCGGGCGCCGAGCCGGCCCGTCCGCTGCTTGCCGTCAACAATATCGAGGTCATCTACGACCATGTGATCCTCGTGCTCAAGGGCGTCTCGCTCAGCGTTCCCGAGGGGGGCATCGTCGCCCTCCTCGGGGCCAATGGCGCCGGCAAGACCACCACGCTCAAGGCGGTCTCCAACCTGCTCGGCGCCGAGCGCGGCGAGGTGACCAAGGGCACGATCGAGCTCGCCGGCGAACGCGTCGAGGAGCTCAGCCCGAACGCTCTGGTCCGCCGCGGCGTCGTCCAGGTGATGGAGGGGCGCCACTGCTTCGAGCATCTCACCGTGGAGGAGAACCTGCTGACCGGCGCCTATACGCGCAGCGACGGCGGGCGCGCCATCGCGGAGGATCTGGAGCGCGTCTACCGCTATTTCCCGCGGCTCAAGGAGCGGCGCACATCGCTTGCCGGCTACATATCGGGCGGCGAGCAGCAGATGTGCGCCATCGGCCGCGCGCTCATGGCGAGACCGAAGATGATCCTTCTCGACGAGCCGTCCATGGGGCTTGCCCCCCAGCTCGTGGAGGAGATCTTCGAGATCGTGAAGCAGCTCAACGAGACCGAGGGCGTGAGCATCCTGCTCGCCGAGCAGAACACCAATGTCGCGCTCAAATACGCGAAATACGGATACATCCTGGAGAACGGCCGCATCGTCCTCGACGGCGATGCCCGGGCCTTGCGCGAGAACGAGGACGTGAAGGAGTTCTATCTCGGCATCGCCGGAGAGGACCGCAAGTCGTTCCGCAATGTGAAGCATTACAAGCGGCGCAAGCGCTGGTTGTCATGA
- a CDS encoding ABC transporter substrate-binding protein, whose translation MKLGKFCLGLGVVALAAGTITGGASAYELTYPSLVYRTGPYAPNGIPFANGVMDYFTLINERDGGIEGAKVNVVECETAYNTQQGVECYEKTKNEGESGALVYQPLSTGITYQLIPKVTADGIPLFTMGYGRTSAADGTIFPWVFNFPATYWDQASVFVKYIGEKEGGMDKLKGKKIALVYHNSAYGKEPIRTLQKLAEKHGYDLLELPVDHPGQEQKATWLQIRRERPDWVLMWGWGVMNQVAIKEAASIGYPMDHFIGVWWSGSENDVMPAGAQADGYLSGTFHAAGDQFPAHQDIYKYVYDKDMGAGERDRVGEVLYNRGLIAAAWTAEAMRKAMEIKGSVEIKAADVRKGLEQLEMSPERMKELGLEGLTVPIEISCADHEGPGTVAIQQWNAKDKKWSLVTDFMTPDQEVVNALIKEDAEAYAKENNITPVDCPMDFEEAKKASTEYSSQGAKVAE comes from the coding sequence ATGAAACTCGGCAAGTTCTGCCTCGGTCTGGGCGTGGTGGCCCTGGCCGCGGGCACCATCACCGGCGGGGCCTCGGCCTACGAGCTGACCTATCCCTCGCTCGTCTACCGCACCGGCCCCTACGCGCCGAACGGCATTCCCTTCGCCAACGGCGTCATGGACTACTTCACCCTCATTAACGAGCGCGATGGCGGCATCGAGGGGGCGAAGGTCAATGTCGTGGAATGCGAGACGGCCTACAACACACAGCAGGGCGTCGAGTGCTACGAGAAGACCAAGAACGAGGGCGAATCCGGCGCCCTGGTCTACCAGCCGCTATCGACCGGCATCACCTACCAGCTCATTCCGAAGGTGACCGCCGACGGGATTCCGCTGTTCACCATGGGCTATGGCCGCACCTCCGCGGCCGACGGCACGATCTTCCCCTGGGTCTTCAACTTTCCGGCCACCTACTGGGATCAGGCCTCCGTCTTCGTCAAGTATATCGGCGAGAAGGAAGGCGGGATGGACAAGCTGAAGGGCAAGAAGATCGCGCTCGTCTATCACAATTCCGCCTATGGCAAGGAGCCCATCCGCACCCTGCAGAAGCTTGCGGAGAAGCACGGCTACGACCTGCTGGAGCTGCCGGTCGACCATCCCGGCCAGGAGCAGAAGGCGACCTGGCTGCAGATCCGCCGCGAGCGGCCCGACTGGGTCCTCATGTGGGGCTGGGGCGTGATGAACCAGGTGGCCATCAAGGAGGCCGCCTCGATCGGCTATCCGATGGACCATTTCATCGGCGTGTGGTGGTCGGGCTCGGAGAACGACGTGATGCCGGCCGGCGCGCAGGCCGACGGCTATCTGTCCGGCACCTTCCACGCCGCGGGCGATCAGTTCCCGGCCCATCAGGACATCTACAAATATGTCTATGACAAGGACATGGGCGCCGGCGAGCGCGACCGCGTCGGAGAGGTTCTCTACAATCGCGGCCTGATCGCGGCCGCCTGGACGGCGGAAGCGATGCGCAAGGCCATGGAGATCAAGGGCTCGGTGGAGATCAAGGCCGCCGATGTGCGCAAGGGTCTGGAGCAGCTCGAAATGAGCCCCGAGCGCATGAAGGAGCTTGGCCTGGAAGGCCTCACGGTGCCCATCGAGATCTCCTGCGCCGATCACGAGGGGCCGGGCACGGTGGCGATCCAGCAGTGGAACGCCAAGGACAAGAAGTGGTCGCTCGTGACCGACTTCATGACGCCGGACCAGGAGGTCGTGAACGCCCTCATCAAGGAGGATGCGGAGGCCTACGCGAAGGAGAACAACATCACGCCGGTCGACTGCCCGATGGACTTCGAGGAGGCCAAGAAGGCGTCCACGGAGTATTCCAGCCAGGGCGCGAAGGTCGCCGAGTAG
- a CDS encoding branched-chain amino acid ABC transporter permease, translating to MFYREAGQFKGSYAADQAIFTIPQDRVAMIVLLVAAFAGVPFILNDYWTQAILLPFLIWSMAALGLNILTGYCGQVSLGTGGFMAVGAYAAFKLMTAFPELNFIAVVLLAGLVTAGVGMFFGLPSLRIKGFYLAVATLAAQFFLVWLFNKVPWFYNNSATGQISVPPSYLWGLQVTGPETKPWAAYLFCLAFVCVFALAAKNIVRGRIGRMWMAIRDMDIAAELIGVRPLVAKLSAFAVSSFYIGMAGALYFAVWLGAAEPTEAFGINISFLVLFMVIIGGLGSILGSFLGAGFLVLLPILLKNGLVDGVGLLPVTAKHVEIATMGVLIIFFLIVEPHGLNRLWQIAKEKLRLWPFPY from the coding sequence ATGTTCTATCGCGAGGCCGGGCAGTTCAAGGGCTCCTATGCGGCCGACCAGGCGATCTTCACGATCCCGCAGGACCGCGTGGCGATGATCGTGCTGCTCGTCGCCGCCTTCGCCGGCGTACCCTTCATCCTCAACGACTACTGGACGCAGGCCATTCTTCTGCCGTTCCTCATCTGGTCGATGGCGGCGCTGGGGCTCAATATCCTGACGGGCTATTGCGGCCAGGTCTCGCTCGGCACGGGCGGGTTCATGGCGGTCGGCGCCTATGCCGCCTTCAAGCTGATGACGGCCTTTCCCGAGCTCAACTTCATCGCCGTGGTGCTGCTGGCCGGTCTCGTGACGGCCGGCGTCGGCATGTTCTTCGGGCTGCCCTCGCTCAGGATCAAGGGGTTCTATCTGGCGGTCGCGACCCTTGCCGCCCAGTTCTTCCTGGTCTGGCTCTTCAACAAGGTGCCGTGGTTCTACAACAACTCCGCCACCGGCCAGATCTCGGTGCCGCCGAGCTATCTGTGGGGCCTGCAGGTCACGGGGCCGGAGACCAAGCCCTGGGCGGCCTATCTGTTCTGCCTCGCTTTCGTCTGCGTCTTCGCGCTCGCGGCCAAGAACATCGTGCGCGGGCGTATCGGGCGCATGTGGATGGCGATCCGCGACATGGACATCGCCGCGGAGCTCATCGGCGTGCGCCCGCTCGTCGCCAAGCTGTCGGCCTTCGCCGTGTCGTCCTTCTATATCGGCATGGCGGGCGCGCTCTATTTCGCGGTCTGGCTCGGCGCGGCGGAGCCGACGGAGGCGTTCGGCATCAATATCTCCTTCCTCGTCCTGTTCATGGTCATCATCGGCGGGCTCGGCTCGATTCTCGGCTCGTTCCTCGGGGCGGGCTTTCTCGTGCTCCTGCCGATCCTGCTCAAGAACGGACTGGTCGACGGTGTCGGCCTTCTGCCGGTGACGGCCAAGCACGTCGAGATCGCGACCATGGGCGTGCTGATCATCTTCTTCCTGATCGTGGAGCCGCACGGGCTGAACAGGTTGTGGCAGATCGCCAAGGAGAAGCTGAGGCTCTGGCCGTTCCCCTATTAG
- a CDS encoding branched-chain amino acid ABC transporter permease, with amino-acid sequence MEIVFGVFVSPFVQMWTDWPGFFLEVIISGLLTGVMYALVALGFVLIFKASGMLNFAQGVLALFAALTLSGLMDDYGVPGWLAIIITLFVMAGLAWLIERLMLRYLVNQEHIVLFMATIGLAYVLEGVGDILWGSDVKVLDLGIPQGASGWMMDTFGLYVEKLEIVAAVTAGILVAVLAVFFQKTRIGRALRAVADDHQAALSVGISLNTIWVIVWTVAGVVALVAGVMWGTKSGVQFSLSLIALKALPVLILGGFTSIPGAIVGGLIIGVGEKVAEVYWGPLVGGAIENWFAYILALVFLLFRPQGLFGERIIERV; translated from the coding sequence ATGGAAATTGTCTTCGGGGTCTTCGTCTCTCCCTTCGTCCAGATGTGGACGGACTGGCCGGGCTTCTTCCTGGAGGTGATCATCTCCGGCCTCCTGACGGGTGTCATGTATGCGCTCGTCGCGCTGGGCTTCGTGCTGATCTTCAAGGCCTCGGGCATGCTGAACTTCGCGCAAGGGGTGCTGGCGCTGTTCGCCGCGCTCACCCTGTCCGGCCTGATGGACGATTACGGCGTGCCCGGCTGGCTCGCCATCATCATCACCCTGTTCGTCATGGCCGGGCTCGCCTGGCTCATCGAGCGGCTGATGCTGCGCTATCTCGTGAACCAGGAGCATATCGTCCTGTTCATGGCGACCATCGGGCTCGCCTATGTGCTGGAGGGCGTCGGCGATATCCTCTGGGGCTCCGATGTGAAGGTGCTCGATCTCGGCATTCCGCAAGGCGCGTCGGGCTGGATGATGGACACCTTCGGCCTCTATGTGGAGAAGCTGGAGATCGTCGCGGCGGTGACGGCGGGCATCCTGGTCGCGGTGCTTGCGGTGTTCTTCCAGAAGACGCGGATCGGCCGGGCGCTGAGGGCGGTGGCCGACGACCATCAGGCCGCGCTGTCGGTCGGCATCTCGCTCAACACCATCTGGGTGATCGTGTGGACGGTGGCCGGCGTCGTCGCGCTGGTCGCGGGCGTCATGTGGGGCACGAAATCGGGCGTCCAGTTCTCCCTGTCGCTGATCGCGCTGAAGGCGCTGCCCGTCCTGATCCTCGGGGGTTTCACCTCCATACCGGGTGCCATTGTCGGCGGGCTCATCATCGGCGTCGGCGAGAAGGTCGCGGAGGTCTATTGGGGCCCGCTGGTGGGCGGCGCCATCGAGAACTGGTTCGCCTACATTCTCGCCCTCGTCTTCCTGCTGTTCCGGCCGCAGGGGCTGTTCGGCGAGCGGATCATCGAGCGGGTGTAG
- a CDS encoding ABC transporter ATP-binding protein, producing MTGGANGTLLGVDGIRLSFGGVQAIKDVSFDIRRGEIRAIIGPNGAGKTSMLNVINGFYQPQEGTITFKDRAYRRMSPNVAATNGIARTFQNIALFKGMSTLDNIMTGRVTKMSVGLLWQAIHLGPARREEIENREFVEEIIDFLEIEHIRKTPVGRLPYGLQKRVELGRALAAEPDLLLLDEPMAGMNLEEKEDMSRFILDVNSQFGTTIALIEHDMGVVMDLSDRVVVLDYGEKIADGTPDKVRTDQAVIDAYLGVPHE from the coding sequence ATGACCGGGGGTGCGAACGGGACGCTGCTCGGCGTGGATGGTATCCGGCTGTCCTTCGGCGGGGTGCAGGCGATCAAGGATGTGAGCTTCGACATCCGGCGCGGCGAGATCCGCGCGATCATCGGACCAAACGGCGCCGGCAAGACCTCGATGCTGAACGTGATCAACGGCTTCTACCAGCCCCAGGAGGGCACGATCACCTTCAAGGACCGGGCCTACCGCCGGATGTCGCCCAATGTGGCCGCCACCAACGGCATTGCGCGCACCTTCCAGAACATCGCGCTGTTCAAGGGCATGTCGACGCTCGACAACATCATGACCGGGCGCGTGACCAAGATGAGCGTCGGCCTTCTCTGGCAGGCCATCCATCTCGGGCCCGCCCGGCGCGAGGAAATCGAGAACCGGGAGTTCGTCGAGGAGATCATCGACTTCCTGGAGATCGAGCATATCCGCAAGACGCCGGTGGGGCGGCTGCCCTACGGCCTGCAGAAGCGGGTGGAGCTCGGCCGGGCGCTCGCCGCGGAGCCCGACCTCCTGCTCCTGGACGAGCCGATGGCGGGCATGAACCTGGAGGAGAAGGAGGACATGTCCCGCTTCATCCTCGACGTGAATTCGCAGTTCGGCACGACGATCGCGCTGATCGAGCACGACATGGGCGTCGTCATGGACCTGTCGGACCGGGTGGTGGTGCTCGACTACGGCGAGAAGATCGCCGACGGCACGCCCGACAAGGTGCGCACGGATCAGGCCGTCATCGACGCCTATCTGGGCGTTCCGCACGAATAG
- a CDS encoding AMP-dependent synthetase/ligase, translated as MNETVAAGGGGEDTFPKLLLRNARTFADRAAMREKDLGIWQSWSWADALDEIRAFSVGLQGLGMARGDKVAIVGNNRPRLYWTMAAAQALGAIPVPVYQDSVAEEMSYVLQHAEVSFAVVEDQEQVDKLLEVRESVPGLAHIIYDEPRGLQKYAVEGLHSFADVQEMGRKRLASDKAAEAAWLDTVAQGKGSDTAIILYTSGTTGTPKGVVLSQDNVLISAHNANRFDALTEREEVIAYLPMAWVGDHIFSYGQAFEAGFCLSCPESPETVTEDRREIGPTFFFAPPRIFEAMLTSVMVRMEDASPIKRRMFQACLSHARKVGERILNGEPVSLSDRLLYRIGDLLVYGPLKNRMGFSRLKVGYTAGEAIGPEIFRFFRSLGVNLKQLYGQTEASVYVTAQPDGEIYAETVGKPAPGVEITIAESGEVLYRAPGVFQEYYKDPEATAETKTPDGWVHSGDAGVFDEHGHLKIIDRAKDVGRLKDGTLFPPKYIENKLKFFPNVKEVVAFGHGRDYVAVFVNIDLTAVASWAERNNVVYASYQELAAHPRVYEMIEKDVDAVNRDLAGERDLAGCQIRRFLILHKELDADDGEITRTNKVRRRFIAERYTPLIEALYDPSCTHRHVRTEVRYEDGRLGTLEADVEIRDMTLHPAEHGFQEAAE; from the coding sequence ATGAACGAGACCGTTGCTGCCGGCGGTGGCGGCGAGGACACGTTTCCGAAACTGCTTCTGCGCAACGCCCGGACGTTCGCCGACAGGGCGGCCATGCGCGAGAAGGATCTTGGCATCTGGCAGAGCTGGAGCTGGGCCGACGCGCTCGACGAAATCCGTGCCTTCTCGGTAGGGCTGCAGGGGCTTGGCATGGCGCGCGGCGACAAGGTCGCCATCGTCGGCAACAACCGTCCCCGCCTCTACTGGACCATGGCGGCCGCGCAGGCGCTCGGCGCGATCCCCGTGCCCGTCTATCAGGACTCCGTGGCCGAGGAGATGAGCTACGTGCTCCAGCACGCGGAGGTCTCCTTCGCGGTCGTGGAGGACCAGGAGCAGGTGGACAAGCTGCTGGAGGTGCGCGAGAGCGTGCCAGGGCTTGCCCACATCATCTATGACGAGCCGCGGGGCTTGCAGAAATACGCGGTCGAGGGACTGCATTCCTTCGCCGACGTCCAGGAGATGGGGCGCAAGCGGCTCGCCAGCGACAAGGCGGCGGAAGCGGCCTGGCTGGACACCGTCGCGCAGGGCAAGGGCAGCGATACCGCCATCATCCTCTACACGTCGGGCACGACCGGCACGCCGAAAGGCGTGGTGCTGTCGCAGGACAATGTGCTCATCTCCGCGCACAATGCCAACCGCTTCGATGCGCTCACTGAGCGCGAGGAGGTGATCGCCTATCTGCCCATGGCCTGGGTCGGCGATCACATCTTCTCCTATGGCCAGGCCTTCGAGGCGGGCTTCTGCCTGTCCTGCCCGGAAAGCCCGGAGACCGTCACGGAGGACCGGCGCGAGATCGGCCCGACCTTCTTCTTCGCACCGCCGCGCATCTTCGAGGCGATGCTGACCTCCGTCATGGTGCGCATGGAGGACGCCTCGCCGATCAAGAGGCGCATGTTCCAGGCCTGCCTCTCCCATGCCCGCAAGGTGGGCGAACGCATACTCAATGGCGAGCCGGTCTCGCTGTCGGACCGGCTCCTCTACCGGATCGGCGATCTCCTGGTCTACGGCCCGCTCAAGAACCGCATGGGATTCTCGCGGCTCAAGGTCGGCTACACCGCCGGGGAGGCCATCGGGCCGGAGATCTTCCGCTTCTTCCGCTCGCTCGGCGTGAACCTCAAGCAGCTCTACGGCCAGACGGAGGCGAGCGTCTATGTGACGGCCCAGCCCGACGGCGAGATCTATGCGGAAACTGTCGGCAAGCCGGCACCGGGTGTGGAGATCACGATTGCGGAGAGCGGCGAGGTGCTCTACCGGGCGCCCGGCGTGTTCCAGGAATATTACAAGGATCCGGAGGCCACGGCGGAAACCAAGACGCCGGACGGCTGGGTGCATTCCGGCGATGCCGGCGTGTTCGACGAGCACGGGCATCTCAAGATCATCGACCGGGCGAAGGACGTCGGCCGGCTCAAGGACGGCACGCTCTTCCCGCCGAAATATATCGAGAACAAGCTGAAGTTCTTCCCCAATGTGAAGGAGGTCGTCGCCTTCGGCCATGGCCGGGACTATGTGGCGGTCTTCGTCAATATCGATCTGACGGCCGTGGCGAGCTGGGCGGAGCGCAACAATGTGGTCTATGCGAGCTATCAGGAGCTCGCCGCCCATCCCCGCGTCTACGAGATGATCGAGAAGGATGTCGACGCGGTGAACCGCGACCTCGCCGGCGAGCGCGATCTGGCCGGCTGCCAGATTCGCCGCTTCCTGATCCTGCACAAGGAGCTCGACGCCGACGACGGCGAGATCACGCGCACCAACAAGGTCCGCCGGCGCTTCATCGCCGAGCGCTACACGCCGCTGATCGAGGCCTTGTACGACCCCTCCTGCACGCACCGTCATGTGCGCACGGAGGTGCGCTATGAGGACGGCCGGCTCGGCACTCTGGAGGCCGACGTGGAGATCCGCGACATGACCCTCCATCCCGCCGAGCACGGCTTCCAGGAGGCGGCGGAATGA